The window ATTGGTACTATGTTCCGAATAGAATAACGCATATCTGTGTCTTATATCTGGAGATTTTGTAATCTTAAACTTTTTAGTTTACTCTTAATGACAGGTTATAATATCCATAGAGGGGTTCATTGCATGTGTAATACTTAAGTTTCTCATAATTTGTTAAATACAGATTCTGAGTTGGGACGCTAACATGATATATATGTCTGTCTCAACTGAGGAAGATACCACTCCTCTCCCAAGCTGGGAAATGACTATGCTATAAACTGAGATCGGTCGTTCAGATGGATTTATTGTAAATAATGCATATGCAGGTAATGTCGAATGAAGTAGTGTCGAATGAAGACATAGCAGAATGCATTACGGGGCTCGAGCATGGCAAGAAAGCAGCGGAAGAGTTAATCACTGAAGCACTAATGAGGGGGAGTCCCGACGATATTTCTTGTGTCGTAGTGAGGTTTCACTAACTATGTATGGGGTTAATTAGCAGAAGGATCAAAATGCGTATGGACAGGGTCGTTTGAATAGTTGTCAGACTCATATTATgtaactatgtccttcttcatgtGCCATGTTGTGTTGCAATCTTACGGTTATCAGTTCTGAGTTTTTTTCAGACACAGATAAATTTGTCTCAACGGTAACTGAACTGTCAATCTAAAAGCCTACATTAGGTAAGGCCATCTCCAACGCTGCTGCATTTTGCCATAATGCATTCAGTTTTTGAAGAAATTTGgctgcattttgtcataatgcaGTTAGTTTATGAAGAAATTTGGTTCCAACGCTGCTGTATTTTTTGCTGCAAAATGGGCGATGAATAGTTGGAGTGACACCATTCCTCTCCTCCATTACTATTCCctattactttattattatttggcaGAATGGCCTAAATGGCACTTGTACTTCACCCACTTTGTCATGTCGGTCCCTAAACTTAAATATTTGCCAATTGAACACTTATATTCATTCAAAACGTGAATAATAAACGGTTATCTAAGGAGGCTTCCAGTGCGTGTATGACAATCGCCTACACGTAGGACGCCACATCAATAAAATAAAACCATGTAGGCTCCAAGTCACATATGATGGCCAAATAGGATAAAAAAAAATCAGCAAAGGATTATTTACCCCCGCCCCCCAAACCCACATTTTCCCCTCATTTTACAATTACCCGCGTACTTAGGGTTTAGATAGTATCGAACAACAGTGAGTCTCTCCTCTCTTCTCCGTCATAGTTGTCGGGATTTTCATCTGTACTGTTGTTATCAAAGTTTGTGGGGTAAGTTTCTTCATTTGTTCTTCATATTTGTCTTTATTATTCTTCATCCCTCTATTTATGGGGCTTTTGCTCTGTTTAGGGTTTTTTAGGGGAAGGTTAGGTTAGGTCGTAATTGTTGTTTAATATCCCTATATATATAGGGCTTTTGTTGTGTTTTGCTACATGTTAGAGTGAAATCCCTTTTTAATGTAGTGTCATGCATGTAATAGCATCTTTGGTTATTCCGTTTAGTGTTTTGGGTTTTTGTTATCAAAGCAGAATTCCATCCTATGTTTATGCATTTTTTTGTGATGTTTGTTGGGTTTCCTTCTTGTTAGTGGTCCACCACAATATTTCTGAATATTATAAGGCATTATGGGGACAAAAAAGGAATCTTGGAAgcttttttactttaaaaatctGTCTTTTTTGTTGGTTTGTTTATGGAGTTGTGTAAAGGTGCAACTTTTGATAACAAATTGTCATTGATAACACTGTTTTTTTTGTTACTTTGCAGGTATGAAAAGAAAATGGCTTCAACCCTAGTTAACCTACAAATCCACCACAATGGTAATTTTGTATCCGACCCTGACCTAAGGTATGCAAATCCACTAACTTGTCCTCAATTAGCTACAGTTGATGTTGATGAGCTACATATTATGTTGTTTCACAAGTTTGCTAGTGACTTAGGATTTTTAGAAGTTGATTTGTTTGGATGCAAAGTTAACAAAAGGGGTGGCTATTACATTTTAAAAACAGATGCTGATGTGTTAAAGTTTCTTAGTACATTGAAAGGTGGTGACTTTGTTGATGTTTGTATTGCCCATAAAATTAGTGAGTCTATTCTTGTTGAGGACATAACTGAACTAGACCCTACTATACAAACAAATGGGCATGGCAGTGGGTTAAATGTTAGGGCTGATGTGTCACCTCCCAACTATGATATAATAGGACTGAAAAAGGGGTAGACATAAATGAAGAGATAGAAGAATCAAATGAAGGTGAAGGTAATAACTTCTCATCCTATCACCTTCAAACATCAGAATCTGATTTTGAAGAGGACCTTGATGATTCTGAAGGGTCTGACTCACTGTTTGATATAGATGAGAACATTGAAGAGTGTAGTGGTTTGGAAGATGATTTAGCTGAAATTAGACAGTCTAACCTCAACAAAAAGAAGGATGTCCAAGTAAATGTAGATGAGATACCATCTGGTCCAATTGGTATAGATGCTGGTATTGGAGATATGCATAAGAACAAAAGGGAAAAATATGAAGGGAAACTAGGATGGGATGACAAGTATTTTGATAGCTCAGATCCAGGTAGTGAGTGTAGTGATGATGAAAGAGAACTTGTTGGCCCTGATGAAGTAAGGGATGCACCAGCTAGAAATCCAAGTAAGAAGGTCTACTTTGACACAACttgcaaaaaaatattttttgaactgTCTATGATATTTGAGAATGTTGTACAATTTAGAGAGGCATTGTAGACATATTCTATTAAAAAAGGCGTGAACCTTAAGTTGAAACCTAATGAGAAGGAAAGGGTTAGGGCAAAATGCACAAAGAAAGGTTGTCCATGGCATATCCTTGGTAGCATAGAAGGCAGCACCAGTAATTTTAGGGTGATTACATACTACCCTGTCCATAAATGCTACAAGTAAACAAGGAACAAGATGTGTAACCCACCATGGATTGCAAAAAAATTCAAAGGCAGAATAATTAGTGAGCCTCAAATTAAGCTTCATCACATTCAAGTCTTGCTTAGGAAATCATATGGCTTGTATGTGAGTAAAACTTTCTGTAGAAGAGCAAAAATGATAGTTATGAAGGAGAATATGGGTGATTACAAGAAAGAATTTGCTAGGCTTCATGATTATGCAGAAATGCTAAAGTCTACTAATCCTGGCACTACTGTAGTGATAAGGACATCTAAGGATTCAATTCCTGGCAAGGAGGTGTTTATGGGCATTTATGTCTGTCTTGAAGCATTAAAAACTGGATGGTTAGAAGGGTGCAAAAACATAATTGGCTTTGATGGTGCATTCCTAAAGGGGACATGTAAAGGTGAACTGCTTTCCTGCATTTCCAAGGATGGAAATAATCAAATGTTCCATGTGGCTTGGGCAGTATTTGTAAAGGAATCAAAGGATACATGGTCTTGGTTTATTAGATGTCTCAAGCATGATCTAAACTTGACAGAAACTGAAGGAGAAGGGCTGACAGTCATGTCTGATATGCAGAAGGTATGGTTCCTAATACTCTTCTTTAAAGTGTAATTGTTTTCATTTATGTTTAAGTTATAACAATATAGTTTTTATGATTGTAGGGTCTTCATCTAGCAATAATACAGTTATTGCCAAATGCTGAGATGAGATAGTGTGCTAGACATATCTGGGCTAATTGGAAGCAAACTTGTCCTGGTgaggaaagaaggaaaaaattaTGACAGTGTGCAAGAGCTACATTTGAAGTTTACTTTAGCAAGAAGTTGGATGAAATGGACCAGCTGGGGGAGATATTGTGCAAGACTTACTGAAATACAACAAGGAAACATGGTGTAGGGCATACTTCAAAGAATATAGTAAGTGTGATGTAGTGGAGAACAACATGTGTGAGACATTCAATAGTTGGATATTGGCAGCTAGGCACAAGTCTATCATTACTATGTTAGAGGAAATTAGAATCAAGTGTATGGAGAGGATGAATAGCATAAGAGAGTTTTCTGAAAAATGGGTAGGTGAGATATCACCCATGGCTATGGAAATACTTGGAGAGAATGCGCAAAAGGCAGCCAAATGTGAAGTCAAATTTAATGGTGAAACAGGGTATGAGATCCAGGATGGGTCATATAAACATGTTGTTGACTTTTGGACATGTACCTGTACTTGTAGATCATGGCAACTCAAAGGAATTCCATGTGCACATGCAATTACAACAATGCATTATAAGAACTATGAGGTTGAGCCATATGTTGACCATTGGTATAGAAAGGATACTTACCTGAAGGCATATAGCAGATTCATTCAACCTTTAACTAGTATGAATTTGTGGCCAAAAAGCACACTGCCTGCTATTGAGCCACCTGTTATAATTGCAATGCCAGGAAGGCCAAATAATTAAAGGAGAAAAGCTGCTGATGAACCAAAGAAGAAGTTTGGGAAGGGTACAAGGATAAGGAGACAAATGAGATATTCTTTGTGCAAGACTCTAGGACATAACAAGAAAGGATGCCCATCAGCAGTAAGTATTAATGTTTGTTTTGTTACTAATATTGAAAGAATTCAATTACTAGTGATAGTTTTGTTATGTGTATGCAAAGAAACCAAGGGGGAAGGGCTGGAACTAGTTCAGTTGGAGATGAAACTGCTGAAAGTGGAACTGCAGCATCAGCAGTAGCTGGAAGTGCATCAGCAGCAGTTGGAAGTGCATCAGTACCAGCAGCTGGATCATCAGCAGCAGCTGGAAGTGCATCAGTACCAGCAGCCGGATCATCATCAGCTGCTGGATCAGCAGCAACACCTTCAACTATGGAAAGTGTTACCTTCACTCCACCAATCATTGATCCAAGCACACAACAATCAGCTAATGTTGCAGGAGGTCCAAAAAGGAAGACCAATGAGCCTAGAAGAGGTGGTGCAAATGCAGGGTTTAAGAGACCAAAGGCAGCAGGATATGGTGTGCTATTTGATTCAAGTGGCACTGTTATACAGAGGTAAATATTTCCACTCAATTACACAATAGTTTACTACATAATCTCTCACTCACAACCTTTTATTTTTGTGCAGTCTGGAACTACTGACAGAGTAGTGGTACACAATCCTTCTACACTTATAAGTTCTGCTCCTACCAATATTGAACTTAGGTTCAAACCACCTAGACTACAATGGAAGGGCAAAGCAGCAGTTACACAAAGGCAGCTACAAGAACAGAGTTACAGAAGGACAAAGTCTACTACAACCACTCAAGCCACCCAGTTACACAATCCACACCAAGAAGCCAAGCCACAACAGACATTAATTGAAGTGCTCAACTGATATTTACATATGTATGTTTTTGTTGACTATGGTAGACAATATTTTGTAAAGCTACTTCATTATGTATGTTTTTGTTGACTGCCTATCGTTGGCAATATTTTGTAAACCAACTCCCTTATTTTGGATGTTTTATTAACTGCCTATAACACAGGCCATTATATTAGTACTTGTTGCTGTAATGGAGCCTTTattaatatattccatgattttttttttacatctaACACAAAATATGTAGCCTAAACCCACGAAATAAGAAAGTGCACTATCAATCCTAAACAAATAACATAATAGCTAACATTAGAACAACTACAACCACAATTATAATAGCAGCAACTCTGAACTTTGACCTTCCTTGTCTTCTTTGATAATGACATCGATCACTCTTCTTAATAAGAGCCGCAAGAAGAGTCTTGTAGTGTTCTTTCTCAATCGCAGGATCAATCCATCTGAAAAAGCCACAACCTTCACCAATCTCATATCTTCGACAGCCCAGGAACCTCCTTCCAGGATTGGTGGGTGTTCGTGACATTTTAAGATCTGCAACAACTTCACAATAACACAAAGATTCCTTCCTCATTGTTGAAGGAGAAGAGGCGACAGTAGCTTATTTGTTGCAGGAAAAGCAGGAAAAAATCGACTTTCAAAACAAAAGGAGATGGCAAAAATTGATGGGCAACGAAGAATCACAggaaaataaaattctatttttcaCTGTTGAAGCGAACAAAGAAAGAAGAAGGCATCAGATTTGCTAAATTTAGcttctataatgttcaacaatggAGAATAAGGTAGGAAGAAGAAGATGGTTGTTAAATAAGCTGAATTATTACCGTTAGAGCTTTTTTAACTGTCTTCACGCCCCTTACAGGCGTGTGAATCACGCACTGAAGCCACATATGACACATAGGATAAGCCACGTTGGATAAGCGTTTATTATTCACGTTTTGAATGAGTATAAGTGTTCAATTGGCAAATATCTAAGTTCGGGGACCAGCATGACAGTGGGTGAAGTACAGATGCCATTTAGGCTATTCTgccttattatttttattatttaactgttttaatttatctttttatatatacctaattatgtttatgtaatgcctttataatattaattttacatcttaattttggtgtataattttgataaattaattttcgtgcatttattatttttatgtaaaattataaTGTGTGATCTTAATGCACTAATTCAAGATGATTGAGAATGTCTACCTCTAATGGTAGAAATGGTAGTAGATGAAAATCACCGATCTGAATAATTTTTAGCTCGACATAAAAGAATTAAggacaaagatgcatattttgtattttgtaatgcattaatagatcatttatgggAGCATATTAGGGGTggaagttgaatatttatgtagtaTTGAATCTGAATTTTACCATAatataatatgtatttaattatcttgtatttctatgatttcacttttatttgaattatctgttgatatatataatttataatatttggtaactaattatattatttaaaaatttatgatgtaaaataattttatattaaatggtTATACAAGAAAGGAATATAAattatatgtgatgaatatgtcaaaaaaatagaatttcataaatagaaataagaaaataaaatttaaataaaagataataatataatattgaagagagagaaTAATATAAAATCAAATATTCTTTTTTGGAATAAAAAATAGTGTAATGGTTGGAGTAACTTTACTccattttggaggagaaaatggaGCAAGGGTTGGCAGGTGTAGTCCAggcttaaaaattaaaaattaaatcacatcaaaccaagtaaaaaaaggatttttaccttcctatactatatatgaaactttattaccatttctaatcaagttttaacttaattacacgGGCATATATAATTTACTAATTATATACAATTAGTATtaagggaaaatgcataagtaccccctgACCTATAACCCGATTCCCAACTACAAACTTTTTCTTTGCGGGAATCCTATTAcccccctaaacttattttaaatttaattatttgcatCCTTAACGCTGACATGGCAGAGTGTGTGTATTACAC is drawn from Nicotiana tabacum cultivar K326 chromosome 22, ASM71507v2, whole genome shotgun sequence and contains these coding sequences:
- the LOC107785679 gene encoding uncharacterized protein LOC107785679 — protein: MCETFNSWILAARHKSIITMLEEIRIKCMERMNSIREFSEKWVGEISPMAMEILGENAQKAAKCEVKFNGETGYEIQDGSYKHVVDFWTCTCTCRSWQLKGIPCAHAITTMHYKNYEVEPYVDHWYRKDTYLKAYSRFIQPLTSMNLWPKSTLPAIEPPVIIAMPGRPNN